The following proteins are co-located in the Tripterygium wilfordii isolate XIE 37 chromosome 2, ASM1340144v1, whole genome shotgun sequence genome:
- the LOC120016540 gene encoding sulfhydryl oxidase 2-like isoform X2 gives MSQTDVVLVLVLLSSFLQLISGSRTILREINNDNKVEVDYAVELNATSFDAVLGDTPATYAVVEFFANWCPACRNYKPHYEKVARLFNGPHAVHPGILLMTRVDCASKINNKLCDKFSVGHYPMLFWGPPSKFVAASLEPKQEKSDITLIDDCRTAEHLLNWINKKLGSSYGLDDEKFENEQLTSNLSDAGQIAQAVYDVEEATTTAFDIILEHKMIKSGTRASLIKFLQLLVVHHPSRRCRKGSAEVLVNFDGFYPSTMQSISKLDVVMGNDEGALRNLQICGKEVPRGYWMFCRGSKNDTRGFSCGLWVLLHSLSVRIDDGESQFAFEAIRDFIHNFFICEECRQHFYEMCSSVTSPFKKSRDFALWLWRAHNKVNERLMKDEASLGTGDPKFPKIIWPSKQLCSSCSLSHGQKDNGSGLVDWDENEVLKFLTKYYGETLVSLHKEKGSRLGNDVTDGAVEELVASTNAIVVPMGAALAIAFASCAFGALACYWRSQQKSRKPRRS, from the exons ATGTCTCAAACTGATGTGGTTCTGGTTTTGGTTCTTCTGAgttcatttcttcaattgatctcCGGATCGCGAACGATCCTTCGTGAAATCAACAACGACAACAAGGTCGAGGTCGATTACGCTGTTGAACTGAACGCCACTAGCTTCGATGCGGTTCTTGGGGACACGCCTGCCACCTACGCCGTCGTCGAGTTCTTCGCGAATTG GTGTCCTGCTTGCAGAAACTATAAG CCCCATTATGAAAAGGTTGCAAGGCTCTTTAATGGACCTCATGCAGTGCATCCTGGTATTTTATTGATGACAAGGGTGGACTGTGCATCGAAG ATAAACAATAAACTCTGTGATAAATTTTCTGTGGGTCATTATCCTATGCTATTTTGGGGCCCTCCTTCAAAGTTTGTAGCTGCTAGTTTGGAACCCAAGCAAGAGAAGAGTGATATAACTCTAATTGATGATTGTCGGACAGCTGAACACTTGCTTAATTGGATCAATAAGAAGTTAGGCAG CTCATATGGCTTGGATGATGAgaagtttgaaaatgaacaGCTTACATCAAATTTATCAGACGCTGGACAG ATTGCACAAGCTGTATATGATGTTGAGGAGGCAACAACTACTGCCTTTGACATCATATTAGAGCACAAG ATGATCAAATCTGGAACTCGGGCTTCTCTTATAAAATTCCTTCAGCTTTTGGTGGTTCATCATCCTTCCAGGAG GTGCCGGAAGGGAAGTGCAGAGGTTCTTGTAAACTTCGATGGCTTTTACCCATCAACTATGCAGTCAATAAGCAAGCTGGATGTCGTCATGGGTAATGACGAGGGTGCACTGAGGAATTTGCAGATTTGCGGAAAAGAAGTTCCTCGTGGATACTGG ATGTTTTGCCGTGGCAGCAAAAATGATACAAGGGGCTTCAG TTGTGGACTATGGGTTCTATTGCATTCACTGTCTGTGAGAATTGATGATGGAGAGAGTCAATTTGCATTTGAAGCTATACGTGATTTTATTCACAACTTCTTCATTTGTGAGGAGTGTCGTCAACATTTTTATGAGATGTGTTCAAG TGTTACTAGTCCTTTCAAGAAATCCCGCGACTTTGCCCTTTGGTTGTGGAGGGCACACAACAAAGTCAATGAAAGATTGATGAAGGATGAAGCTTCGCTGGGAACTGGTGACCCCAAGTTCCCAAAGATTATTTGGCCTTCAAAGCAGCTTTGTTCTTCATGTTCTCTCTCTCATGGCCAGAAAGATAATGGAAGTGGTCTGGTTGATTGGGACGAGAATGAGGTCTTAAAGTTCTTGACCAAGTACTATGGGGAAACGCTTGTATCCTTGCATAAGGAAAAAGGTAGTCGTCTTGGGAATGACGTAACTGATGGGGCTGTTGAAGAGCTGGTGGCTTCAACGAATGCAATCGTGGTGCCAATGGGGGCGGCACTGGCGATTGCTTTTGCTAGCTGTGCTTTTGGAGCTCTTGCTTGCTACTGGCGTTCACAGCAGAAGAGTCGGAA GCCAAGAAGAAGCTGA
- the LOC120016540 gene encoding sulfhydryl oxidase 2-like isoform X1: MSQTDVVLVLVLLSSFLQLISGSRTILREINNDNKVEVDYAVELNATSFDAVLGDTPATYAVVEFFANWCPACRNYKPHYEKVARLFNGPHAVHPGILLMTRVDCASKINNKLCDKFSVGHYPMLFWGPPSKFVAASLEPKQEKSDITLIDDCRTAEHLLNWINKKLGSSYGLDDEKFENEQLTSNLSDAGQIAQAVYDVEEATTTAFDIILEHKMIKSGTRASLIKFLQLLVVHHPSRRCRKGSAEVLVNFDGFYPSTMQSISKLDVVMGNDEGALRNLQICGKEVPRGYWMFCRGSKNDTRGFSCGLWVLLHSLSVRIDDGESQFAFEAIRDFIHNFFICEECRQHFYEMCSSVTSPFKKSRDFALWLWRAHNKVNERLMKDEASLGTGDPKFPKIIWPSKQLCSSCSLSHGQKDNGSGLVDWDENEVLKFLTKYYGETLVSLHKEKGSRLGNDVTDGAVEELVASTNAIVVPMGAALAIAFASCAFGALACYWRSQQKSRKYYHQLHSLKNI, from the exons ATGTCTCAAACTGATGTGGTTCTGGTTTTGGTTCTTCTGAgttcatttcttcaattgatctcCGGATCGCGAACGATCCTTCGTGAAATCAACAACGACAACAAGGTCGAGGTCGATTACGCTGTTGAACTGAACGCCACTAGCTTCGATGCGGTTCTTGGGGACACGCCTGCCACCTACGCCGTCGTCGAGTTCTTCGCGAATTG GTGTCCTGCTTGCAGAAACTATAAG CCCCATTATGAAAAGGTTGCAAGGCTCTTTAATGGACCTCATGCAGTGCATCCTGGTATTTTATTGATGACAAGGGTGGACTGTGCATCGAAG ATAAACAATAAACTCTGTGATAAATTTTCTGTGGGTCATTATCCTATGCTATTTTGGGGCCCTCCTTCAAAGTTTGTAGCTGCTAGTTTGGAACCCAAGCAAGAGAAGAGTGATATAACTCTAATTGATGATTGTCGGACAGCTGAACACTTGCTTAATTGGATCAATAAGAAGTTAGGCAG CTCATATGGCTTGGATGATGAgaagtttgaaaatgaacaGCTTACATCAAATTTATCAGACGCTGGACAG ATTGCACAAGCTGTATATGATGTTGAGGAGGCAACAACTACTGCCTTTGACATCATATTAGAGCACAAG ATGATCAAATCTGGAACTCGGGCTTCTCTTATAAAATTCCTTCAGCTTTTGGTGGTTCATCATCCTTCCAGGAG GTGCCGGAAGGGAAGTGCAGAGGTTCTTGTAAACTTCGATGGCTTTTACCCATCAACTATGCAGTCAATAAGCAAGCTGGATGTCGTCATGGGTAATGACGAGGGTGCACTGAGGAATTTGCAGATTTGCGGAAAAGAAGTTCCTCGTGGATACTGG ATGTTTTGCCGTGGCAGCAAAAATGATACAAGGGGCTTCAG TTGTGGACTATGGGTTCTATTGCATTCACTGTCTGTGAGAATTGATGATGGAGAGAGTCAATTTGCATTTGAAGCTATACGTGATTTTATTCACAACTTCTTCATTTGTGAGGAGTGTCGTCAACATTTTTATGAGATGTGTTCAAG TGTTACTAGTCCTTTCAAGAAATCCCGCGACTTTGCCCTTTGGTTGTGGAGGGCACACAACAAAGTCAATGAAAGATTGATGAAGGATGAAGCTTCGCTGGGAACTGGTGACCCCAAGTTCCCAAAGATTATTTGGCCTTCAAAGCAGCTTTGTTCTTCATGTTCTCTCTCTCATGGCCAGAAAGATAATGGAAGTGGTCTGGTTGATTGGGACGAGAATGAGGTCTTAAAGTTCTTGACCAAGTACTATGGGGAAACGCTTGTATCCTTGCATAAGGAAAAAGGTAGTCGTCTTGGGAATGACGTAACTGATGGGGCTGTTGAAGAGCTGGTGGCTTCAACGAATGCAATCGTGGTGCCAATGGGGGCGGCACTGGCGATTGCTTTTGCTAGCTGTGCTTTTGGAGCTCTTGCTTGCTACTGGCGTTCACAGCAGAAGAGTCGGAAGTATTACCACCAACTACACTCTTTAAAGAACATATGA
- the LOC120011122 gene encoding uncharacterized protein LOC120011122, whose protein sequence is MGNYVSCTLAGPLMKTNKATRVIFPTGEVRQFWEPVNAAEIMLECPNFFLANSQSVNIGRRFSPLSADEELELGNVYLMFPMKRVSSVVSAADMAVYFMAANSAAKRISGGKVRALPESAGGCSHDVREKSPERSESRLSFEGMEEFQVPEFKYRLASCRSRKPALETIREEPVRTR, encoded by the coding sequence ATGGGGAACTATGTGTCTTGTACTCTAGCAGGGCCTTTGATGAAGACCAACAAGGCAACAAGGGTGATTTTTCCGACAGGCGAAGTGCGGCAGTTCTGGGAGCCGGTGAATGCGGCGGAAATCATGTTGGAGTGTCCGAACTTCTTTTTAGCGAATTCTCAGTCTGTTAATATTGGTAGGAGGTTTTCTCCTTTGAGTGCGGATGAGGAATTGGAGCTTGGAAATGTGTACCTAATGTTCCCAATGAAGAGAGTCAGTTCTGTTGTCTCTGCCGCCGATATGGCTGTCTATTTCATGGCTGCTAATTCTGCTGCTAAGCGGATATCGGGTGGGAAAGTGAGGGCTTTGCCGGAGTCTGCTGGTGGGTGCAGCCATGATGTTCGAGAAAAGTCCCCAGAGAGGAGTGAATCCAGATTGAGTTTCGAGGGGATGGAGGAGTTTCAGGTACCGGAGTTTAAGTACAGATTAGCTTCTTGTAGATCAAGGAAACCTGCTTTGGAGACTATAAGAGAAGAGCCAGTGCGGACTAGATAA
- the LOC120016592 gene encoding GDSL esterase/lipase 6-like — translation MERFFLALLLIIASSSVSVYPAYNVQSIFTFGDSIFDAGNNHFNKNCSAQADFPPYGSSFFHQPTGRFTNGRTVADFISEFIGIDLQKPYLEAQIEVINGSRKAYPSNGINFASAGSGFLQETNKDLGVIAIQEQLLQFQTLVKQNQIDRSSIQNSIFFLESGSNDIFNYFVPFDPPKLDPDAYVQAMLKEAANLIDQIHKLGVRRIAVFSLGPVGCVPARALLPHAPVNRCYEKINVMVKKFNTGLESLVKDIPTKYPGAVGVYGAVYDIVQRFRAVPTNYGFSDVENACCGYGALRGLVQCGKEGYKMCQNPNSFLFWDYFHPSEHTYQLISQALWVGDTSRIRPINLKYLASSTSFH, via the exons ATGGAGAGATTTTTCCTGGCACTTCTTCTCATCATCGCGTCATCGAGTGTTTCAGTTTATCCAGCATACAATGTACAATCCATTTTCACATTTGGAGACTCCATTTTCGACGCCGGAAACAATCACTTCAACAAGAACTGCTCCGCCCAGGCTGATTTCCCTCCTTATGGTTCAAGTTTCTTCCACCAACCCACTGGAAGATTTACCAATGGCAGAACAGTTGCTGATTTCATAT CTGAATTTATTGGCATTGATCTCCAAAAACCATATCTGGAAGCACAGATTGAGGTCATTAATGGAAGTAGGAAAGCTTACCCCTCCAACGGAATCAACTTTGCTAGTGCTGGCAGTGGCTTTCTGCAAGAAACAAACAAGGATTTG GGAGTGATTGCAATCCAGGAACAGctactacaatttcaaacattggtGAAGCAAAACCAAATTGACAGAAgttcaattcaaaattcaatcttCTTCCTCGAGTCCGGTTCCAACGACATATTCAACTACTTCGTGCCCTTTGACCCTCCAAAACTTGATCCAGATGCCTATGTGCAGGCAATGTTAAAAGAAGCAGCAAACTTGATAGACCAAATACACAAACTTGGAGTGCGCCGGATTGCTGTTTTTTCACTAGGCCCTGTAGGTTGCGTTCCAGCAAGAGCCCTCTTGCCTCATGCACCTGTCAATAGATGTTACGAAAAGATCAATGTGATGGTTAAGAAATTTAACACTGGATTGGAGAGTTTGGTTAAAGACATTCCCACCAAGTACCCTGGTGCCGTTGGAGTTTATGGAGCAGTCTATGACATCGTTCAGCGTTTTCGAGCAGTTCCCACAAACTATG GTTTTTCTGATGTCGAAAACGCGTGTTGTGGTTATGGAGCTCTTAGAGGACTGGTGCAATGTGGCAAGGAGGGTTACAAGATGTGTCAAAATCCCAATTCATTCTTATTCTGGGATTACTTTCATCCCTCTGAGCATACCTATCAACTGATCTCTCAGGCCTTATGGGTCGGAGACACGTCTCGAATCAGGCCAATTAATCTGAAGTATCTAGCCAGCTCTACCTCCTTTCACTAA
- the LOC120016560 gene encoding tetratricopeptide repeat protein 5-like gives MSNYGEVNKEEERGGREDIWVKVEGAADDLYRIRDSYFPANPLDKVSKLQHESDLALKLLDSIHPEQRRTPMQRAMHEYLKGKILDVVPDYNKEAEDHLSKAVKLNPYLADAWLCLGNCIWKKGDLASARNCFNLALSKGPNKRILCQLSMLERSMAQGVDNQAEIVEESIRHAKEAISLDVKDGNSWYNLGNACLTSFFMTGAWDHSRLLQSLKAYQNAEKDERMKENPDLYYNCATVNKYLENYERALSGFEAAALKDPALNSIDEVRKMVNLLEKLENLLRGHARGKRLASLASSLAAVNLNSSYKRATIDLLSEGLNKAVAVLGKVVLIVKHENVTPLYYLVCDSSQLCFVLSVYGIRNDVIKEGDQLTLLDPCYHYVDFSWKEKSYKFKSIRVDFSEQVLLNGKALSPHQAIRTSIYAQHKP, from the exons ATGAGCAACTACGGCGaagtaaacaaagaagaagaaagaggaggaagagaagatATATGGGTCAAAGTCGAGGGAGCAGCTGACGATCTGTATCGTATCCGAGATTCTTATTTCCCTGCTAATCCACTTGACAAAGTCTCCAAACTTCAACATGAATCTGATCTGGCTCTCAAGCTTCTCGATTCCATTCATCCTG AACAGAGGAGAACACCAATGCAGCGGGCTATGCATGAGTATCTGAAAGGAAAGATATTGGACGTGGTTCCCGACTATAATAAAGAAGCAGAGGATCATCTCTCAAAAGCT GTTAAGTTGAACCCGTATCTTGCAGATGCCTGGCTATGTTTGGGTAACTGCATCTGGAAAAAAGGAGATCTAGCTTCCGCGAGGAACTGCTTCAACCTTGCACTAAGCAag GGTCCAAATAAGAGAATTCTTTGTCAATTGTCAATGCTTGAAAGAAGTATGGCTCAAG GTGTTGACAATCAAGCGGAAATTGTTGAGGAAAGCATTCGACACGCCAAGGAAGCTATTTCTTTGGATGTCAAGGATGGGAATTCTTGGT ACAATCTTGGAAATGCATGCCTTACAAGTTTTTTCATGACTGGAGCTTGGGATCACAGTAGACTCCTTCAATCTTTAAAAGCATACCAAAATGCT GAGAAAGATGAAAGAATGAAGGAAAATCCAGACCTATATTATAACTGTGCCACT GTAAACAAATATCTGGAGAATTACGAGAGGGCTTTAAGTGGATTCGAAGCTGCAGCTTTGAAGGATCCTGCTCTCAATTCTATTGATGAAGTTCGAAAGATGGTTAATCTTCTAGAGAAGCTAGAGAATTTGTTGAGG GGACATGCTAGAGGAAAGCGACTTGCATCATTGGCATCATCACTGGCTGCTGTTAATT TGAACTCTTCATATAAAAGAGCAACAATTGATCTACTATCAGAAGGTCTGAACAAAGCGGTGGCTGTATTGGGAAAGGTGGTACTCATTGTGAAGCACGAGAATGTCACTCCCCT ATACTATTTGGTATGCGATTCAAGTCAACTGTGCTTTGTTCTGTCAGTGTATGGTATACGCAATGATGTG ATTAAAGAAGGAGATCAGCTTACGTTGTTGGATCCTTGTTACCACTATGTTGACTTCTCTTGGAAGGAGAAG TCTTACAAATTCAAATCAATTCGTGTGGATTTCTCGGAGCAAGTGCTTCTGAATGGAAAAGCTCTCTCTCCTCATCAAGCAATTCGTACGTCAATTTATGCTCAACATAAACCATGA